Within Campylobacter jejuni, the genomic segment TTGAAGATGGAATTTATCCTTTTATTGAGGCAAAACATCCAGATATTTTTGAGCAAATTCGCTCTAAAAAAGCTTTAGATTCTGATTTGGAAGAAAAACTAGCTAAAGCCATTAATGAGTTTAAAGCAAATCATTTATAAGGTCTTTTATGTCTAATTTAAAAGAAATTAAAAGAAAAATTAAAAGTGTTCATAACACTCAAAAGACTACAAATGCTATGAAGCTAGTTTCTACTGCTAAGTTAAAAAAAGCAGAAGAAGCAGCTAAAAGATCAAAAATTTATGCACAAAAAATCGATGAAATTTTGAGTGAAATTTCATTTCAGATCAATAAAATTGTTCACAATGAAGATGATGTGCGTTTATCTTTGTTTCATAAAAAAGAACAAATTAAAACCATAGATTTAATATTTATCACTGCAGATAAAGGCTTATGTGGTGGTTTTAATATTAAGACTTTAAAAACAGTAAGTGAAATGCTAAAAGAATATGAAGCAAAAAATATTAATATTCGTCTTAGAGCTATAGGTAAAACTGGAATTGAATATTTTAATTTTCAAAAAATAGAATTGTTAGAGAAATATTTCCATCTTAGTTCTAGTCCTGATTATGAGAAAGCATGTGAAGTAATTCATGCTGCTGTAGATGATTTTTTAAATGGAAATACAGATGAAGTGATTTTAGTTCATAATGGTTATAAAAATATGATTACCCAAGAACTTAAAATTAATCATCTTATTCCAGTTGAGTCAAAGAGTATTGAACAGACTCATAATTCTCTTTTAGAGCTTGAACCGGAAGGAACTGAGCTTTTAGAAGATTTAATGAAAACATATTTTGAGTATAATATGTACTATGCATTAATCGATTCTTTGGCGGCAGAGCATAGTGCAAGAATGCAAGCTATGGATAATGCAACTAATAACGCAAAGGCAAGGGTGAAACAACTAAATTTAGCTTATAACAAAGCAAGACAAGAATCCATTACCACTGAGCTTATAGAAATTATCAGTGGTGTTGAATCAATGAAATAGTAAATTTTAAGGAGAAGATAAATAATGCAAGGATTTATTTCACAGGTATTAGGTCCGGTTGTTGATGTAGATTTTAACGACTATTTACCTCAAATTAATGAAGCAATTGTTGTAAATTTTGAAAGCGAAGGAAAAAAACATAAACTTGTTTTAGAAGTAGCAGCTCATTTAGGAGATAATAGAGTTAGAACTATTGCTATGGATATGACAGATGGTTTGGTAAGGGGCTTAAAAGCTGAGGCTTTAGGTGCTCCTATTAGTGTTCCTGTTGGTGAGAAAGTTTTAGGAAGAATTTTCAATGTTACTGGAGATTTGATCGATGAAGGTGAAGAAATTTCTTTTGATAAAAAATGGGCAATTCATAGAGATCCGCCAGCTTTTGAAGATCAAAGCACAAAAAGTGAGATTTTTGAAACAGGGATTAAAGTTGTAGATTTGCTTGCTCCTTATGCAAAAGGTGGTAAAGTAGGTCTTTTTGGTGGTGCAGGTGTTGGTAAAACTGTTATTATTATGGAGCTTATTCACAATGTTGCATTTAAGCATAGCGGCTATTCTGTATTTGCAGGTGTGGGTGAGAGAACTCGTGAAGGAAATGACCTTTATAATGAAATGAAAGAAAGTAATGTTTTAGACAAAGTTGCTCTATGTTATGGACAAATGAATGAACCACCAGGAGCAAGAAATCGTATTGCTTTAACAGGTTTAACAATGGCTGAGTATTTTAGAGATGAAATGGGTCTTGATGTGCTTATGTTTATTGATAATATCTTTAGATTTTCACAATCAGGTTCTGAAATGTCAGCACTTTTAGGAAGAATTCCATCAGCTGTGGGTTATCAACCAACCCTAGCAAGTGAAATGGGTAAATTCCAAGAAAGAATTACTTCAACTAAAAAAGGCTCAATCACTTCAGTTCAAGCTGTTTATGTTCCAGCTGATGACTTAACCGACCCAGCTCCAGCAACTGTTTTTGCTCACTTAGATGCTACAACAGTTTTAAATAGAGCTATTGCTGAAAAGGGTATTTATCCTGCAGTTGACCCACTTGATTCAACTTCAAGAATGCTTGATCCAAATATCATTGGAGAAGAACATTATAAAGTTGCTCGTGGTGTTCAATCAGTACTTCAAAAATACAAAGATTTACAAGATATCATTGCCATTTTAGGTATGGATGAGCTTAGTGAAGAGGATAAACTTGTAGTTGAAAGAGCAAGAAAGATTGAAAAATTCTTATCACAACCATTTTTCGTTGCAGAAGTTTTCACAGGTAGCCCAGGAAAATATATAAGCCTTGAAGATACAATAGCAGGATTTAAAGGAATTTTAGAAGGTAAATATGATCATTTGCCAGAAAATGCTTTCTATATGGTTGGAAATATAGATGAAGCTATTGCAAAAGCGGATAAATTAAAAGGTTAATTTATGAACGATTTGATTAATTTCGAGATAGTTACGCCTTTGGGTGTAATCTATCAAGGAGAAGTAAAATCTGTTACTTTACCAGGTAGTGAAGGAGAATTTGGCGTGCTTAAAGGACATGCTGCTTTGGTTTCTTCTTTAAAATCTGGAGTAATTGATATTGAAAAAGCTGATTTAAACCATGAATTAATTGCTATTGATGCTGGACACGCAAAGGTAGATGAAGATAAGATTTGCGTGTTAGCAAAGGGTGCGGTTTGGGTTTGTGGAAGTGATGAAAGTGAGATTGAAAAAAATCTTGCTCAAGCAAAAGATTTGATTAAATCTATGAGTTCTGATAATGCAGCTTTAGCAGCAACTTTTTCAAAACTTGATAATGCAAGGATGCATTAATGAATTTTGAAGCTATATTTCATTTTTTCAATAGTTCAAGTATTATTACTTATATAGTTTTATTATGGCTTTCTTTATATTTTATTTTAGCATTTAGTATTTTGTTTGCTAGATTGACTTATTTGGCTACATGGAGAAATAAGGAAAAAGAAAGTTTAGAAACTTTGCTCTTGGGTGAGAAGGATTTAAGTCGTACTGATTCGATTTTAAGAAAATGCAATGATACAACTTCAAATCATTTAGAAATCTATAAAAATTTAGCAAGTCGCCGCGCTTCTGCTGGACTTACTTGGCTTAGTATTATTGCTTCAACTTCACCTTTTATAGGTCTTTTTGGGACGGTTATTTCTATACTTGAAACTTTTGGTGGGCTTGGAACTCAAAATTCTTTAAGTATCATAGCTCCTAAAATCAGCGAGGCTTTAGTTGCTACAGGTTGTGGTATTTTAGTAGCAATTCCTGCTTATACATTTCATCTCATCATTAAAAGAAAAGCTTTCGAACTTTTAAGCATTATTGATAGCGAGATTAAAGTTATAAGTTCGAGTAAATAAGGTTAAAAATGCCATTTGATGATGAAAAACCTGAGCTTAATATCACACCTTTAGTAGATATTATGCTTGTATTGCTTGCGATTTTAATGGTAACAGCTCCAAGCATTACTTATGAAGAAAAAATTAATCTTCCACAAGGTAGTCAAAAAAATACTAGCGCTCCAACTGTTAAGAGTTTAATTATTAGTATTAATGCAAAAAAAGAAATTTTTTTAAATCAAGAAAAATACGATTTTATAAGTTTTGCTGACAATCTTGCTCAAAGAAAAGCACAATTTAATACCGAAGATCCGGTTTTTATACGCGCTGATAAAAGCTTAAAATATGACGATGTTATTTCAGTCTTAAGAAGTGTAAAAAATTTAGGATTTAATAAAGTTGCTTTACAGACTGAATAATCATGAAAAATTATGGTTTGAGTAATTTAAATTCGTTTTTACTTGCTTTAGCAATATATATTAGTATAGTAATTCTTGTTTTTTTTAGACTTGTAAGCGAGGTTGAACCTGCTATACAATATACCGATATAAAAGATAGTTTTGTAGATATTGAACTTGCTGAACCATCAAAACAAGTTATTACTCAAAGTAACACTCCTAAAGAAATACAAAAACCAACAGAGCAAATTGATATAGAAAAGCTTTTTGCTCAGACTACAAATAAAACAGTTAAAACTGAAGATATTGACCAAAAGGCAAGTAATTTTAATGAGCTTTTTGGAAATATTAAAGAAATACAAGAAGAAAAGACTACAAAAATTCAATCAAGTGCTAAATCAGGAATTTCTAGTGCCCCAAAACCTCAAACTTCCGAACTTGTAAAACAACTTAATGATAGTTTACTTCAAGAAGAAAGTTCAACGCAAGGCGAAAGCACAAAGGCGCAAAAGATTGGAATTTATGATGAATTTTTAGGGAAAGTTGTGCGTATTATCACTCAAAGATGGACTCAGTATTATCCAAATAGTGAAAAAATTTCTGTTAAGGTAAAAATTTTTATTGATGAAAATGGAAAATTTGGCTATACTTCAGTTGAAAAAAGTGGGAATCCTTTATATGATGCTAAAGTGGCTGAATTTTTAGAAAGTCAAAAAGGTAAATTTATTACTTATCCTCCGCAAAATAAAAATATAAGCATTACCATGAATTTAAGAGATGAAGCAAAAGTTAAAAATGATTAGGAGAAAAAAATGAAAAAAATTGTAGCAATTTTTTTAGTCTTTTTAGGAAGTCTTTGGGCAGAAGATCCAGTGATTGATGTTGTTAATTCTGGTGTAGTTTTACCAAAGATTATTGTTAAAGACAATTCAAATTTAAGTGATGAGAATTTAAAGAAAAGCTTTTATAATATCATTGTGAACGATTTGAAAGTAAGTTCAAACTTTGAAGTTGTTGCTAATGCAACTGAGACAAGTAATTATACTTTTGAATACGCTTTAAATAAAAATGGTAACACTTTGAGTTTAAATGTAAAAATAAAAGCTGGCGGTTCTGATAAGTCAGAGCAAACTTATACTTTAAATGGTTTAGAGCAATATCCATTTTTGGCACATAAAAGCGTCAAAGCTTCTGTAAATGCGTTAGGACTTGCACCTGTTGATTGGATGGATCATAAAATTTTGATCGCGAGAAATTCTAGCTCTAAAAAAAGTCAAATTATTATGGCTGATTATACTTTAACTTATCAAAAAGTTATTGTTGATGGCGGGCTTAATTTATTTCCAAAATGGGGAAATAAAGAACAAACTCTATTTTATTATACAGCTTATGATCATGATAAGCCAACTTTATACCGTTATGATTTAAATACCAATAAAGCTAGTAAAATTTTATCAAGCGGCGGTATGGTTGTAGCAAGTGATGTGAGTGTAGATGGAAGTAAACTACTTGTTACCATGGCTCCAAAAGATCAGCCTGATGTTTATTTATATGACTTAAATACTAAAAATCTAACACAATTAACTAATTATTCTGGTATTGATGTTAATGGAAATTTTATTGGCTTAGATGATAGTAAAGTGGTATTTGTAAGCGATCGTTTAGGATATCCTAATATTTTTATGCAAGATTTAAATAGTAATAGTGCTGAACAAGTTGTTTTTCATGGTAGAAACAATTCGGCTGTTTCGACTTATAAAGATTTTTTGGTTTATTCAAGTCGTGAACCAAATCAAGCAGGTGTTTTTAATATTTATTTGATGTCAATTAATAGTGATTATATTCGTCAACTTACAGCAAATGGAAAAAATTTATTTCCAAGATTTTCTAGTGACGGTGGAAGTATAGTATTTATCAAATATTTAGGTGCGCAAAGTGCTTTAGGTGTTATTCGTGTAAATGCAAATAAGACTTTTTATTTTCCTCTTAGGGTTGGAAAAATTCAATCAATTGATTGGTAAAAATTTCAATTTTAGGTTAAAATTAATTAAAAATTAGGTATAATAGTAAGAATTTATTAACTTTGAAAGGTCATAAATGAAAAAAATTCTTTTTACTTCAATTGCAGCTCTTGCAGTTGTTATTAGTGGTTGTAGCACAAAAAGCACTAGTGTAAGCGGTGATAGTAGCGTTGATTCAAATCGTGGTTCAGGTGGAAGTGATGGTTGGGATATTGATTCAAAAATTTCTCAACTTAATGATACTTTAAATAAAGTATATTTTGATTTTGATAAATTCAACATTCGTCCTGATATGCAAAATGTTGTAAGCACAAATGCTAATATCTTTAACACTGAAGTAAGCGGTGTAAGTATTACTGTTGAAGGAAACTGCGATGAGTGGGGAACCGATGAATATAACCAAGCTCTAGGTTTAAAAAGAGCAAAAGCTGTAAAAGAAGCTTTAATTGCTAAAGGTGTAAATGCTGATAGAATTGCTGTTAAAAGCTATGGAGAAACAAATCCTGTGTGTACTGAAAAAACTAAAGCTTGCGATGCGCAAAACAGACGTGCTGAATTTAAATTATCAAGATAATTAATGAAAAAAATATTCACAGTAGCTCTTCTTGGAGCTACTTTACTTTATGCAGAAAGCTCAGCTTTTGGTGCAGGAGATATAACAAGCGATTCTTCTTATGGTTTAACTTCAAATGAAAAATTATTTAAAGAAAAGTTAGATAATTTAAATAATGAAAATATACAAACAAATGCTAGAATTAATGAAATTAACGAAAGAATCGAGGGTTTACAAAGCACTTTAGAAGGTATAAATTCTCAATATGCTAAATCAAATTCTAGATTAAGTCAAGTTGAAGAGAATAATCAAAATATTGAAAATAATTTTACTAGTGAAATTCAAAAATTAAAGGCTTATGTTGAAGAAAGTAGAAAAATTCAAGAAGCTAATAATAAGCAAGTAAAAAAAGTTTTAGCCGAACTTAGTTCTTTAGTAGATGCTATTAATGCAAATTATGTTTCTAAAAACGAATTAAATGATGCAAATTTAAGCGTTAAAACTATTACACCTAGTGTTGTTGTTTCAACTACAGATTCAAATAGTACCATTGAAAACAATAATACTCAAAATACCCAAGATGATAAAGCAAAACAAATTGATGAATCTTGGAAAAAGAAAAAAAATAATGAAATTTTAGAATTAGCGATAAAAGATGTTGATAAAAATGCTTTTGAAGATTCCAAAGCAAAATTAAATTTTCTCATAACAAAGCAGTATAAACCTGCAAGAGCAAATTTTTGGTTAGGGGAGATCGAGTATAAACAAAAAAATTATAACAATGCTATTGTTTATTATAAAAAAAGTTCTTCTTTGAGTACAAAAGGAGATTATTTCCCAAAACTTTTATATCATACTGCTATTTCATTGGATAAAACAGGTGATACAAAAACAGCAAATGGTTTTTATAAAGCTTTAAAAACTAATTATCCAAATTCACCCGAAGCAAAAGCTTCACCTAATAGAAAATAAATTAAGGAGATAAAATGGCTATAGAAAAAAATAGTGTAGTTTCAATGTTTTATGAGTTAAAAGATGCAAATACAAATGAAGTTTTAGAATCAAATTTATATTCTCAACCTATTTCTTTTATTTTAGGCAAAGGTCAGATTTTAGAAAGCTTAGAAGAAGAAGTGATGAAGCTTGATTGCCCTAGCAATGCCGATGTGGTAATTAAAAAAGAAAAAGGTTTAGGCGAATACGATGAAAATGCGGTTCAAACTTTGCCAAAAGAGCAATTTGCAGGTATTGATTTAAAAGTAGGCATGGAGCTTTTTGGCGAAGGTGAAAATGGTGAAACCGTTCGTGTAACTGTAAAAGAAATCGGTGAAAATGATGTGACAATTGATTATAATCACCCTTATGCGGGTCGCGATTTGCTTTTTTCTTTAAATATTATAGATGCTAGAGCTGCGAGCGAAGACGAAATTCTTACAGGTATTATCGCAGGAAGTCATAGTTGTGGTTGTGGAAGCGGGCATGGACACGATCATCATCACGGACATGGACACGGCGGTGGCGGTTGCTGTGGCGGTGGCGGTGGCGGTGGTTGTCATTAATGAATGTTGCGTTTATATTTCCAGGTCAAGGCTCGCAAAGTCTTGGCATGGGAAAAGATTTTTATGAAAACTCTATAAAAGCTAAAGAACTCCTTCAAAACGCAAGTGATTTTTGTAAGATTGATTTTAAACATTTGCTTTTTGAAGAAAACGAAAAACTCAATCAAAGTGAATTTACTCAACCCGCCATCGTTTTAAATTCTTTAATGGCTTATAGTGTTTTACTTGAAAAAAAACCTGATTTAAGTTCGAAATTTGCTTTAGGGCATTCTTTGGGAGAATTTTCAGCCTTAGCTGTCAATGGTGCTTTTGATTTTTTAGAGGCTCTTTCTTTGGTCAATAAAAGAGGGCTTTTTATGCAAGAAGATTGTGCAAAAGTTGAAGCGGGTATGATGGTGGTTTTAGGGCTTGATGATGAAAAGGTTGAAGAGCTTTGCCAAAAAGCACAAAAAGAAAACAAGCAAATTTTCGCTGCAAATTATAACTGCAATGGACAAATCGTTGTAGCAGGTTTAAAACCTGATTTAGCAAGTTATGAAAGTGTATTTAAAGAAGCAGGAGCTAAAAGAGCTATGCTTTTAAATATGAGCGTGGCAAGTCATTGTCCTCTTTTGGAAAATGCTTCAGCTAAGCTTTGTGTGGAGCTTGAAAAGGTATTAAAACCAAATTTTAAAGCCGTAATTTCTAATGTAAATGCTAAAATTTATACAAGCAAAGAAGAAGCCCTTGAACTTTTAAAAGCACAACTTATCTCTCCTGTGCTTTATAAACAAAGCATTAAGGCATGTGAAAATGAAGTAGATTATTTCATAGAATTTGGCGCAAGTGTGCTTAAGGGTTTAAATAAAAAAATCACTTCAAAAGAAACTTATGCTTTAACAAATATGAATGATATTGATGAATTTTTAAAGGTTGTATGATGAAAATAGCAATTTTAGGAGCCATGAGTGAAGAAATCACTCCTTTACTTGAAACACTTAAAGATTATACGAAAATAGAACACGCTAACAATACTTATTATTTTGCAAAGTATAAAAACCATGAACTTGTTTTAGCGTATTCTAAAATCGGCAAGGTAAATTCTACTCTTAGTGCCAGCGTGATGATAGAAAAATTTGGCGCACAAGTGTTGCTTTTTACGGGCGTTGCAGGTGCTTTTAATCCTGAACTTGAAATTGGCGATTTGCTTTATGCAACAAAATTAGCCCAATACGATCTTGATATTACTGCTTTTGGGCATCCTTTGGGTTTTGTTCCAGGTAATGAAATTTTTATCAAAACCGATGAGAAATTAAACAATCTTGCTTTAGAAGTTGCTAAGGAATTAAATATCAAACTGCGTGCAGGTATTATTGCAACGGGTGATGAGTTTATTTGCGATGAAGCAAAAAAAGCAAAAATTAGAGAAATTTTCAATGCGGATGCTTGTGAAATGGAAGGCGCAAGTGTGGCTTTGGTTTGTGATGCTTTAAAGGTGCCTTGTTTTATCTTAAGAGCTATGAGTGATAAAGCAGGGGAAAAGGCTGAATTTGATTTTGATGAGTTTGTGATCAATTCAGCTAAAATTTCAGCCAATTTTGTGCTTAAAATGTGCGAGAAATTATGATAAATCTTAGCAAAAAACTCATACGCCAAGTTGCACAAGCTAATGCTAAATTTGGACTTATTAAAGATGGAGATAGGGTTCTTTTAGGGCTTAGCGGCGGGAAAGATTCTTTGGCTTTAGCCCATCTTTTAAATCGTATGCAAGCTCACGCTCCTTTTAAATTTGAATTTGAAGCGGTAACTTTGAGTTATGGTATGGGCGAGGATTATTCAGGGCTTCATGCACATTGTGAAGAACACGGCATTAAACATAGCGTGCTTGATTCAAATATTTATGAAGTTTCAGGCGATACCATAAGAGAAAATTCAAGTTTTTGTAGTTATTTTTCGAGAATGCGTCGTGGAGCTTTATATACTTACGCTCTTGAAAAAGGTTTTAACAAGCTTGCTATAGCCCATCATTTAGATGATGCAGCAGAAAGCTTTTTTATGAATTTTATTCATAATGGAGCTTTAAGAACCTTAGTGCCTATTTATCAAAGCAAACGCGGTATAACTGTGATACGCCCTTTGATTTTTGTGCGTGAAAGACAGCTTAGAGATAATGCTACGCAAAATGAACTTAGCGTGATAGGAAATGAATTTTGTCCTGGTATGAAACTCAGTGAAAAAAATGTAAAATTTCCACACGCTAGAGAAGAAGCTAAACAGCTTTTAGCAAATTTAGAAAAAGATCATCCTAAGCTTTTTACAAGTTTAAAAACCGCTTTTGCCAATTTACACACGGAGAGTTTTTGGCTTCAAAAGGCATAAAAGCATGAAAAAAGCTTTTGTTTTAGTGGATTATCAAAATGATTTTATTGATGGAAGTTTAGGTTTTGATAAGGCTTTAAAGATCAAAGAAAATATTCTTAAAGCCTTAAATCAAATCGATTTTAATAACACGCATTTGCTTTTAACCTATGATACGCATGATGAGCATTATCTACAAAGTAAAGAAGGTTTAAATTTACCTGTAAAACATTGCATTAAAGAGAGTTTGGGTTGGCAAATGCCAAAGGAATTTGAACCTTTTTTACAAAAAGCTCATAAAATTTTTTATAAAAATACTTTTGGTAGCTTAGAATTAGCTAATTTCATACAAAAAAGTGATTATGAAGAACTTCATTTTGCAGGGCTTGTTTCTCATATTTGTGTGTTTTGTAATATCATTTTAGCTTTTGGTGCTAAGCCTAATGCAAGGATAATTTTACACCAAAATTTAAGTGCAAGTTTTGATAAAAATTTAGAAAAATCTGCTTTTGATCTACTTAGAGCTTATGGTATTGAAATTGTTTAATGCAAGGCTTTATACTCCATACTCAAAAAGTTAAAGATGAGGATTTGATCGTTTATATTTTAAGTCCTAAAATGCTTATTAAGGTTTATCGTTTTTATGGACTTAGACATTCTAGTATTTTAAGCGGTTATAAAATCGATTTTGCTTTAGAAGAAAATCCTAGTTTTTTGCCAAGACTTAAAGATGTGTTGCATTTAGGATTTTTATGGATCATGCAAAGGGATAAAATGCTTATTTGGCAAGAATTTATCCGTCTTTTATATAGACACTTAAAAGATGTAGAAGAGCTTGATAGTTTTTATTTTGATTTACTTCAAGAGTGTGTGAAAAGATTTGAAAAACAAAATCCAAAGCGTGTCATTGTCGATGCTTATTTAAAAATTTTGGAATTTGAAGGAAGATTGCATAAAGATTTTTTTTGTTTTGCCTGTGATGAGAAAATTCAAAATTCCATTACACTGTTAAGGGCTTTTTTACCTTCGCATTCTCAATGCGCTTTAGGATTTGAGTTTGAAGAGAAAAAACTAAAACAATTTTATAGCAGTAAAAATTGTGCGATTTTTGATGATGAAGAAATAGAAAATTTATACCATTTGATTAAGGAAGGTTTATGATATTAAGTGATGAAAAATGTGATTTTTTAGAACCTATAGCAAGTTTTTTAAGCTCTAAGCATGTGGAGCTTGTTTTTGTAGAAAGTAAGGAAATGCAAGAAATTAACTTAGAGCAAAGAAAGCAAGATAAAACCACTGACGTGCTTTCTTTTCCGCTTGAAAATATCGATGAGAGTTTGCCTTTGGGTTCTGTTGTGATCAATGTGGATTTGGCAAAAGAAAAGGCTAAAGAATTAGGGCATAGCTATGAAGAAGAAATAAGCTTGCTTTTTATACATGCTATGCTTCATTTACTAGGCTTTGATCATGAAAATGATAATGGAGAAATGAGAGAAAAAGAGAAAGAACTTATAGAGCATTTTAATTTGCCCAAAAGTTTGATTGTAAGGACTTTAGAAGGTTGAACTAAAATAATAATTTCGGCGTCCAAATCATAGAAATTGGCTCTAAAAAGAAGGATTAGAATAATTAAGATAAAAAGTTTAGCTCTCTAATCAAAAATAATAAATATAGATTTAAATAAAATTAAAATCAAAACAAACTAAAAGGGCTGAAATCAAAATGTAAAGATTTTGGAGTATTTACTTGAAAGGTCTTAGTTCTTTTTTAATTAAAGAATAA encodes:
- a CDS encoding ATP-binding protein, with the protein product MINLSKKLIRQVAQANAKFGLIKDGDRVLLGLSGGKDSLALAHLLNRMQAHAPFKFEFEAVTLSYGMGEDYSGLHAHCEEHGIKHSVLDSNIYEVSGDTIRENSSFCSYFSRMRRGALYTYALEKGFNKLAIAHHLDDAAESFFMNFIHNGALRTLVPIYQSKRGITVIRPLIFVRERQLRDNATQNELSVIGNEFCPGMKLSEKNVKFPHAREEAKQLLANLEKDHPKLFTSLKTAFANLHTESFWLQKA
- a CDS encoding isochorismatase family cysteine hydrolase, whose translation is MKKAFVLVDYQNDFIDGSLGFDKALKIKENILKALNQIDFNNTHLLLTYDTHDEHYLQSKEGLNLPVKHCIKESLGWQMPKEFEPFLQKAHKIFYKNTFGSLELANFIQKSDYEELHFAGLVSHICVFCNIILAFGAKPNARIILHQNLSASFDKNLEKSAFDLLRAYGIEIV
- the recO gene encoding recombination protein RecO; translated protein: MQGFILHTQKVKDEDLIVYILSPKMLIKVYRFYGLRHSSILSGYKIDFALEENPSFLPRLKDVLHLGFLWIMQRDKMLIWQEFIRLLYRHLKDVEELDSFYFDLLQECVKRFEKQNPKRVIVDAYLKILEFEGRLHKDFFCFACDEKIQNSITLLRAFLPSHSQCALGFEFEEKKLKQFYSSKNCAIFDDEEIENLYHLIKEGL
- the ybeY gene encoding rRNA maturation RNase YbeY, which gives rise to MILSDEKCDFLEPIASFLSSKHVELVFVESKEMQEINLEQRKQDKTTDVLSFPLENIDESLPLGSVVINVDLAKEKAKELGHSYEEEISLLFIHAMLHLLGFDHENDNGEMREKEKELIEHFNLPKSLIVRTLEG